In bacterium, the genomic stretch ATTGATACAGGCTATATCAGTGAGTGCAATGATGCAATGGCTAAGATGTACGGTTCGGATTCCAAAGATAATATACTTGGAAGAAAATTGCAGGAATTTTCACTTGACAGAGATACATCAATAAAAAGGTTAGTGGATTTTGTAAAACATAATTTTCAGACTAAACTTCTTGATAACTCGGAATACGATATTGACGGCAGCATAAAATATTTCAGGAATTCTTATTCAGGTTATATTTCCGAAGGTGTATTAAAATGGATTTGGGGTATTCAGACTGATATCACAGAAAAAAAAGAATCTGAAAAACTTCAGCAGGTTATGTATGATATTGCAAACGAAGCATTAAGTGTAGAGAATCTTGAAGAGCTCTTTGATAAAATAAGAATAAATATCGGTAAAATTGTTAATTCCTCAAATCTTTTTATTGCATTATTAAACAACGATAAGAAAAAATTAAAAATAGCATATTCAACTTCCATGGATAAAATTAATCTGGATTTAACAAATAAGAAATCTATTACCAAATACGTGATAGATACTGATAAATCACTTTTGCTCAGTCTTGATGATATTAATGAGCTCCATAATAAAGGGCATATAGAGTTAATCGGCAGGCCTGCGCAATCATGGCTGGGTGTTCCATTGCATTTGGGTAAATCAGTTATAGGAGCAGTTGTTCTTCAGAGTTATACTAATCCGAAACAGTTTAGCAACAAACATCTTGAGTTTTTAAGTTTTATATCAAACCAGATAGCAATTTCAATTGAGAGAAATTTCAAAGATGAACAAATGCGTAATTCGCTGAAAGAAAAAG encodes the following:
- a CDS encoding GAF domain-containing protein, which gives rise to IDTGYISECNDAMAKMYGSDSKDNILGRKLQEFSLDRDTSIKRLVDFVKHNFQTKLLDNSEYDIDGSIKYFRNSYSGYISEGVLKWIWGIQTDITEKKESEKLQQVMYDIANEALSVENLEELFDKIRINIGKIVNSSNLFIALLNNDKKKLKIAYSTSMDKINLDLTNKKSITKYVIDTDKSLLLSLDDINELHNKGHIELIGRPAQSWLGVPLHLGKSVIGAVVLQSYTNPKQFSNKHLEFLSFISNQIAISIERNFKDEQMRNSLKEKEVLLKEVHHRVKNNLQVISSLLSLQTKQVKDKKSLELFRETRDRVRSISLVHERLYATKDFSSIDFNDYVYNLGYELFRTYGINPDRVSLNININNVVLDVESAVPCGLVINELISNSLKYAFPGSSNKRKGRVTISMKEKQNGIIELKVSDNGVGVPEGIDILHLDSLGLKLVSILVEDQLQGKIRISSKEGLSYKISFKKIL